In Coccidioides posadasii str. Silveira chromosome 4, complete sequence, one genomic interval encodes:
- a CDS encoding uncharacterized protein (EggNog:ENOG410PNV2~COG:S~BUSCO:14285at33183), which yields MPMLVNPRILPPIFPCLIYHPSLVAKAFSTTAATNINTQTRGRKLDGSCQCGAVEFTLQSHTPVPYQLCACSICRKVAGYSGSVNLGGIADSLKILKGRDSIKKYRAIKDRGQPNESLCSSERSFCSNCSTMLWLWDHHWPELIHPFASAIDTDLPVPDEMVCILEDSKPAWVRWPEGKKTVYKAYGDSLEDWHKKKGLFVD from the exons ATGCCTATGTTAGTCAACCCTCGCATTTTGCCGCCCATATTTCCTTGCCTTATCTATCATCCATCTTTAGTTGCCAAGGCCTTTTCCACTACCGCCGCAACTAACATAAACACCCAAACCCGTGGCAGGAAACTTGACGGGAGCTGCCAATGCGGCGCCGTGGAATTCACCCTCCAATCCCATACGCCGGTTCCGTACCAATTATGCGCCTGCAGCATATGCCGGAAAGTCGCCGGATACAGCGGCAGCGTGAATCTAGGCGGTATTGCGGATAGTTTAAAGATCCTGAAGGGACGGGACTCTATCAA GAAGTACAGGGCCATCAAAGATCGAGGCCAGCCAAACGAGTCCCTATGTTCAAGCGAACGTAGCTTTTGCTCCAATTGCAGCACTATGCTCTGGCTCTGGGATCATCATTGGCCAGAGCTGATTCATCCTTTTGCCTCCGCAATTGATACCGACTTGCCAGTGCCGGATGAGATGGTATGTATTCTGGAAGACTCTAAGCCTGCGTGGGTAAGGTGGCCCGAAGGCAAGAAGACGGTCTATAAAGCATACGGTGACAGCCTTGAAGACTGGCATAAGAAGAAAGGATTGTTCGTGGATTAG